From Neisseria cinerea:
TAAATCGTGCCTGCATACAGGCTTTATTTATGTTTTATCCGTTTCATTTTCAAAGAAACGAAAACAATAAATCTACCGGCATTTGAGACCTTGTATTTCATCTGCGGATTTATTACGATATTACCGTATTTCAGACCATACTGATGCCGTCTGAATCCCCCGAGAAAAAACCTGGAGAATCCAAACAATGTTTAATTTTGCATTTCCGGCACAAACCGCCCTGCGCCAAGCCGTTACCGATGCCTACCGCCGCGATGAAATCGAAGCCGTACAAGATATGCTGCAGCGCGCCCAGATGAGCGACGAAGAACGTCAAGCCGCCTCCGAGCTTGCCCGCCGTCTGGTTACCCAAGTCCGTGCCAGCCGCACCAAAGCCAGCGGCGTCGATGCACTGATGCACGAATTTTCACTCTCCAGCGACGAAGGCATCGCACTCATGTGCCTGGCGGAAGCTCTTTTGCGTATTCCCGACAACGCCACCCGCGACCGTCTGATTGCCGATAAAATCTCCGAAGGCAACTGGAAGAGCCATCTGAACAACAGCCCTTCCCTCTTCGTCAACGCCGCCGCATGGGGTTTGCTGATTACCGGCAAACTGACCGCACCCAGCGACAAGCAGATGGGTTCCGCACTCAGCCGTCTGGTCAGCAAAGGCGGCGCCCCCCTCATCCGTCAAGGCGTGAATTACGCCATGCGCCTGTTGGGCAAACAGTTCGTCACCGGACAAACCATTGAAGAAGCCCTGCAAAACGGTAAAGAGCGCGAAAAAATGGGTTACCGTTTCTCCTTCGATATGTTGGGCGAAGCCGCCTATACCGAAGAAGACGCCAACCGCTACTATAACGACTACGTTCAAGCCATTCACGCCATCGGCAAAGATGCCGCAGGCCAAGGCGTTTACGAAGGCAACGGTATTTCCGTCAAACTCTCCGCCATCCACCCTCGCTACTCGCGCGCCCAACACGAACGCGTGATGAGCGAACTCTTACCTCGCCTGAAAGAATTGTTCCTTTTGGGTAAAAAATACGATATCGGTATCAACATCGACGCCGAAGAAGCCAACCGTCTCGAATTGTCTTTGGACTTGATGGAAGCTTTGGTTTCAGACCCTGACTTGGCTGGCTACAAAGGTATCGGTTTCGTTGTTCAAGCCTACCAAAAACGTTGTCCGTTCGTTATCGACTACCTGATCGACCTTGCCCGCCGCAACAACCAAAAACTGATGATCCGTTTGGTGAAAGGCGCATACTGGGACAGCGAAATCAAATGGGCGCAAGTGGACGGACTGGACGGCTATCCGACCTACACCCGCAAAGTCCACACCGACATCTCCTACCTCGCCTGCGCGCGCAAACTGCTTTCCGCGCAAGATGCCGTGTTCCCGCAATTCGCCACCCACAACGCCTACACCTTGGGCGCGATTTACCAAATGGGCAAAGGCAAAGACTTTGAACACCAATGTCTGCATGGCATGGGCGAAACCCTGTACGACCAAGTAGTCGGTCCGCAAAACTTAGGTCGCCGCGTGCGCGTGTACGCCCCGGTCGGTACGCACGAAACCCTGCTTGCCTACTTGGTGCGCCGCCTGTTGGAAAACGGTGCGAACTCTTCTTTCGTCAACCAAATCGTCGATGAAAACATCAGCATCGACCGCCTGATTAAGAGCCCGTTCGACACCATCGCCGAACAAGGCATCCACCTGCACAACGCCCTGCCGCTGCCGCGCGATTTGTACGGAAAAGGCCGTCTGAATTCCCAAGGTGTCGATTTCAGCAACGAAACCGTGTTGCAACAGCTTCAAGAAAAACTCAACCGCGCCGCCGCGCAAGACTTCCATGCCGCGTCCATTGTCAATGGCAAAGCCCGCGATGTCGGCGAAGCGCAACCGATTAAAAATCCTGCCGACCACGACGACATCGTCGGCACAGTCAGCTTTGCCGATGCCGCGCTTGCCCAAGAAGCGATTGGCGCAGCCGTTGCTGCATTCCCTGAATGGAGCGCAACGCCTGCCGCCGAGCGCGCCAACTGCCTGCGCCGTTTTGCCGACCTGTTGGAACAACACACACCTGCATTGATGATGTTGGCCGTCCGCGAAGCCGGTAAAACCTTGAACAACGCCGTTGCCGAAGTACGCGAAGCCGTCGATTTCTGCCGCTACTACGCAGGCGAAGCCGAAAACACCCTGCCTAAAGACGCCAAAGCTGTCGGCGCGATTGTCGCCATCAGCCCGTGGAACTTCCCGCTCGCCATCTTTACCGGCGAAGTCGTTTCCGCATTGGCAGCCGGCAACACCGTTATCGCCAAACCTGCCGAACAAACCAGCCTGATTGCCGGTTACGCCGTTTCCCTGATGCACGAAGCAGGTATCCCGACTTCCGCCTTGCAGCTTGTACTCGGCGCAGGCGATGTCGGCGCGGCACTGACAGGCGATCCACGCATCGGCGGCGTGATTTTCACCGGCTCGACCGAAGTGGCGCAACTGATTAACAAAGCCCTTGCCAAACGTGACGACAGCCCCGTATTGATTGCCGAAACCGGCGGTCAAAACGCCATGATTGTCGATTCCACCGCCCTGCCGGAACAAGTTTGCTTGGACGTGCTCAACTCCGCCTTCGACAGCGCAGGACAACGCTGTTCCGCCCTTCGCATCCTTTGCGTTCAAGAAGATGTTGCCGACAAGATGCTCGCCATCATCAAAGGCGCGATGGACGAATTGGTCGTCGGCAAACCCGTTCAGCTCACTACCGACGTAGGTCCCGTCATCGATGCCGAAGCGCAGCAAAACCTGCAATCGCACATCAACAAAATGAAAGGCATTGCCAAGTCTTACCACGAAGTCAAAGCCGCTTCCGACGTTGACCCTGCGAAATCCACCTTCGTACTGCCGATTTTGTTCGAGCTCAACAACTTGAACGAACTCACCCGCGAAGTCTTCGGCCCGGTGTTGCACGTTGTCCGCTACCGAGCCGACGAGCTTGACCAAATCATCGACCAAATCAACAGCAAAGGCTACGCGCTCACCAGCGGTGTACACAGCCGCATCGAAGGCACGGTCAAACGCATCCGCGAACGCATCGAAGCGGGTAACGTTTACGTCAACCGCAACATCGTCGGCGCCGTCGTCGGCGTACAACCGTTCGGCGGACACGGCATGTCGGGTACCGGTCCGAAAGCGGGCGGCTCTTTCTACCTGCAAAAACTGACCCGCATCCCCGAATGGGTCGCCCCGCCGCTGAGCCGCATCGGACAAGCGGACGAAGCCGCACTCAAACGCCTCGAAGCCCTGATTCACAAGTTGCCGTTTAATGCGGAAGAGAAAAAATCAGCGGCATCGGCATTGGGACATGCCCGCATCCGCACCCTGCGCCAAGCAGAGTCCGTCTTGGTCGGCCCGACCGGCGAACGCAACGCCCTGAGCTGGCGCGCGCCAAAACGCGTCTGGGTACACGGCGGCAGCCTCCTGCAAGCCTTCTGCGCCCTGACCGAACTTGCCGCCGCAGGCATCCAAACCGTCGTCGGAACCGACAGCCCGCTTGCCGCCTACACCGCCGACCTCGAAGGCCTGCTGCAAGTCAGCAGCAAGCCTGAAAATACGGGTGTTAACCACGTTGCCGCCCTAAGCCCGCTGAACAGCAGCCGCAAGCAAGAGCTGGCAAACCGCGACGGCGCACTCATCCGCATCCTTCCTTCCGAACAAGGCTTGGACATCCTGCAAGTGTTTGAAGAAATCTCTTGCAGCGTCAACACCACAGCCGCCGGCGGCAACGCCAGCCTGATGGCTGTTGCCGACTGATTTTTCCAATCGGAAATGCCGTCTGAAAACCTTTCAGACGGCATTTTTATTTCATCATTCACACAACTTGACGTTTATCACCTGCACAAGCCCAAATCGCAGCACCATCACGCTTTTGCTTCATTATTTCAACTTCTTTTATTCCATCATTCCCACGAAAACAGAAAACCAAAATAGAAACCCAAAATCCCGTCATTCCCACGCAGACGAGAATCCAGTACGTTCCGTTGCGTAGGATGTGCTTCAGCCCACCAATCCACCCACTCCCACCATCTTCATCAACTCAAAAAATACAAATAAGAAGAGCGCGTTCCTATTTACCGATTACAAGCATCCAGCTGTTCACTCCCTCCGACCTGATGAATTTTCCAAGGACACGGCAGGATGGGTGGGAACGCAAGAGGTTATAAAAACGGTGGGCTGAAGCCCACCCTACGGTGCTGGATTTTTGCCTTCGCGGGCATGACGGCGGAGAAGTTTCTGTTTTCTCGATGAATACTCACTCTCGTGGGAATGAAGGCTGCCGCATTAAATAGCAAACAAATCATTTAAAATAAAAAAAGCCTGTCTTTCGACAGGCTCTTTTTTACACCAATCTTTGCAGATTAGAATTTGTGACGTAAGCCAACCATGCTAGCAGTTTTTTCAGTTTTGTTTACGCCTTTGCCTTCTCTCAACCAACCGGCAGAAACCAGAGCAGAAGTGCGTTTGGAGAAGTCGTAATCGGCACCAACGATAACTTGGTCGTATTGAGAACCTTCTTGTTTAACGTCATTCACTTTAGCTTTGAAGCCGTGAGCATAAGAAACACGAGGAGTTACGTTACCCAGACGGTAAGCGGCAGTAGCGGCAACTTCAGTTTGTTTGTTTTTCGCACCGGTAGTAGGATTTTTAGATGCTTCAATCTGACCAGCAACGGAAACATACAGGTTGTTTGCATCGTAACCGGCAACCAGGCGGTGTACTTGGCGGTCTTTCAGCTCAACATCTTTTTTATCTGCTTTCAAAGTATTTTTAGCAAAAGAACCAGCATATTGACCGAAGAAACCGGCGTTTTCGTAGTTCAGACCGGCGTGGTAAGACTCACCGCTCTTAACTGCATGCTTATGTTTGTCTCCAGGATTCACATTGTCGCGGGGAACGTATTGCACGCTGCCACTGAAGCCTGCAAATACAGGAGTATCGTAACGTACAGAGATTTCACGGCTTTCAACACGACCGATTTTGCTTACTTGCAGTACATCGGCATTTGCATCGCTGGATTCCCATACATTGACGTTGTCGCCGCTGTCTTTCAGGGCAGTGTTCAGTTTACCGGCGCGGATTTTACCGAAGCCGCCTTCCAAACCGATGAAGGATTCGCGAGTACCAAAACCAGAGTCAGTACCGGCGATAGAAGCTTTTTGCTCAACCTGCCAAATGGCGTTCAGGTTGTTGCCCAGATGCTCGTGACCTTTGAAACCGATTTTAGAACCGAAGTCTGCAATTTCAGTAGCAGTTCTATCTTTAGTGGAAACATTTCCCTCGGTAGTTTTAGTACGGGAAACTTCTACACCCGCTTTAATTGTACCGTACAGGGTAACATCAGCCATTGCTGCAACAGGCAGGGCAGCCAGTGTCAGGGCAATCAGGGATTTTTTCATTGCTGTATTCCTTTTCATAGTTAAGAAATTTAAGCAGACCAAACTTTCCAATCCGCTTAGGCTTTACGTCTACCGCCGATGTCGGCGATTCCATGTCTGAAACTATAAATGCTCTCGTCCGAAAAAACAAACTTATGCTTGCTTTTATGTGAAATCTTATATGCAAACGAAAGAAAATAATAGGTTATTAAAGTTTTTTTCTTTTAAAAACATATTATTAAAATTAATTTTTTATATTTGCATTTTTACAACACTTATCTGAAAAGAACCTCGCGCAGCATATACAAATCAAATGCCGCCCGACAGGGACACATCCCCTGCACCTTTCTTTATAGCCATTGCGGCAATTCGGGACGGATAATATTGAAACTTTCCGGATAATCGATGCCGGTCAAGTAAAGTCCGTCCGGCATAAAGGTCGGCGGTGCCTTGAGTCGGCTGCGCTCCCGTATGAGTGCGGCAAAACCATCTACACTGAGCCTGCCGCTGCCGACATAGACGAGCGCGCCCATGATGTTGCGTACCATGTGATGCAAAAATGCATTGCCGTGCAAATCCAAACGGATAAGCCCCCGGCCGTAGGCAATTTCTGCGCTGTAAATGGTTTTGACAGGAGATTTTGCCTGACACTCGGCAGCACGGAAACTAGAAAAATCCTGCTCGCCGACCAATAAGGCGGCAGCCCGACGCATCGGTTCGATATCAAGTTTGAGATGCGTCCAACCTACCCTGTGCTTCAACAGTGGCGAACGGACGGGGGAAGATTCAAGCAGATAGCGGTAATGCCGTCCGTATGCGTCAAATCGTGCATGAAATTCGGGGGCGGCCTGTTGGGCGTGCAAAACAGCAATGCCTTCCGGCAGGTTGGCGTTCACGCCGCGTATCCATGCCTGAGCCGGACGGACGGCGACAGTATCAAAATGAACGACTTGGGCAGTCGCATGAACGCCGGTATCGGTTCTGCCGGCAACAATGGTGGAAACCGCTTCCCCTGCTATTTGGGCAAGTGCGTTTTCCAATGCCGTCTGAACGGTCGGTACGCCGCCTGCCTGCTTCTGCCAACCGTAAAAGCGGCTGCCGTCATAGGATAGGGTCAGTGCCCAGCGTTGTGTGTCGGGGATACTCATAAATATCGGGATTCTTGTGATTTTTTCAGACGGCATTGTATAGCAGAATCAACCTGAAATAACCTACCTCCGCTTCCGCATATAAAAAAGAGCCTGTCATCAGACAGGCTCCCGGGTTCAAACCAATCTTTTCAGATTAGAATTTGTGGCGCAGACCGAACATACCGGCAGTGGTAACGGCTTTGCTTTCTCCTTTACCGGTTTGCAGCCAACCTGCAGAAACCAGAGCGGAAGTGCGTTTGGAGAAGTCGTAATCCGCACCGACGATCACTTGATCGTATCCGCTGTAGTTTTGTTTCTCACCTTCCACTTTGCCTTTGAAGCCGTGCGCATAAGAAACACGCGGTGTTACGTTACCCAAACGGTATGCGGCAGTAGCGGCAACCTCGGTTTGTGAAGCTTTTCCGCCATCGTAAGCGAAGCTAGTTTCGCTAGCAGCATCATATGCTTCATGAATTCTATAGCTTTGATGCTGACCGGTAACGGCAACATACAGGTTGTTGGCATTGTAACCTGCAGTCAGGCGGTGTACCTGATAATCTTTACCTGTTACATAATCGTCATCATTCATGTCGATCAGATTTTGAATATCGTTGGTAACGATTTTATTTTTGGCATATACGCCCGCATATTGGCCGAAGAAGCCTGCGTTTTCATAGTTTACACCGAAGTGGTAAGAATCAAGGCTGGGCTGTTCATGTTTGCCTTTATCTTGAGGATCAGCATTGTCGCGGGGAACGTATTGCACGCTGCCGCTGAAACCGGCAAATACGGGAGAATCGTAGCGTACGGAAACTTTGCGCTCTTCCATCTGACCGATCGTACCCAGTTGCAGAACGTCGGCATTTTCGCTGCCGGATTCCCATACATTGACGT
This genomic window contains:
- the putA gene encoding bifunctional proline dehydrogenase/L-glutamate gamma-semialdehyde dehydrogenase PutA codes for the protein MFNFAFPAQTALRQAVTDAYRRDEIEAVQDMLQRAQMSDEERQAASELARRLVTQVRASRTKASGVDALMHEFSLSSDEGIALMCLAEALLRIPDNATRDRLIADKISEGNWKSHLNNSPSLFVNAAAWGLLITGKLTAPSDKQMGSALSRLVSKGGAPLIRQGVNYAMRLLGKQFVTGQTIEEALQNGKEREKMGYRFSFDMLGEAAYTEEDANRYYNDYVQAIHAIGKDAAGQGVYEGNGISVKLSAIHPRYSRAQHERVMSELLPRLKELFLLGKKYDIGINIDAEEANRLELSLDLMEALVSDPDLAGYKGIGFVVQAYQKRCPFVIDYLIDLARRNNQKLMIRLVKGAYWDSEIKWAQVDGLDGYPTYTRKVHTDISYLACARKLLSAQDAVFPQFATHNAYTLGAIYQMGKGKDFEHQCLHGMGETLYDQVVGPQNLGRRVRVYAPVGTHETLLAYLVRRLLENGANSSFVNQIVDENISIDRLIKSPFDTIAEQGIHLHNALPLPRDLYGKGRLNSQGVDFSNETVLQQLQEKLNRAAAQDFHAASIVNGKARDVGEAQPIKNPADHDDIVGTVSFADAALAQEAIGAAVAAFPEWSATPAAERANCLRRFADLLEQHTPALMMLAVREAGKTLNNAVAEVREAVDFCRYYAGEAENTLPKDAKAVGAIVAISPWNFPLAIFTGEVVSALAAGNTVIAKPAEQTSLIAGYAVSLMHEAGIPTSALQLVLGAGDVGAALTGDPRIGGVIFTGSTEVAQLINKALAKRDDSPVLIAETGGQNAMIVDSTALPEQVCLDVLNSAFDSAGQRCSALRILCVQEDVADKMLAIIKGAMDELVVGKPVQLTTDVGPVIDAEAQQNLQSHINKMKGIAKSYHEVKAASDVDPAKSTFVLPILFELNNLNELTREVFGPVLHVVRYRADELDQIIDQINSKGYALTSGVHSRIEGTVKRIRERIEAGNVYVNRNIVGAVVGVQPFGGHGMSGTGPKAGGSFYLQKLTRIPEWVAPPLSRIGQADEAALKRLEALIHKLPFNAEEKKSAASALGHARIRTLRQAESVLVGPTGERNALSWRAPKRVWVHGGSLLQAFCALTELAAAGIQTVVGTDSPLAAYTADLEGLLQVSSKPENTGVNHVAALSPLNSSRKQELANRDGALIRILPSEQGLDILQVFEEISCSVNTTAAGGNASLMAVAD
- the porB gene encoding trimeric porin PorB: MKKSLIALTLAALPVAAMADVTLYGTIKAGVEVSRTKTTEGNVSTKDRTATEIADFGSKIGFKGHEHLGNNLNAIWQVEQKASIAGTDSGFGTRESFIGLEGGFGKIRAGKLNTALKDSGDNVNVWESSDANADVLQVSKIGRVESREISVRYDTPVFAGFSGSVQYVPRDNVNPGDKHKHAVKSGESYHAGLNYENAGFFGQYAGSFAKNTLKADKKDVELKDRQVHRLVAGYDANNLYVSVAGQIEASKNPTTGAKNKQTEVAATAAYRLGNVTPRVSYAHGFKAKVNDVKQEGSQYDQVIVGADYDFSKRTSALVSAGWLREGKGVNKTEKTASMVGLRHKF
- the truA gene encoding tRNA pseudouridine(38-40) synthase TruA is translated as MSIPDTQRWALTLSYDGSRFYGWQKQAGGVPTVQTALENALAQIAGEAVSTIVAGRTDTGVHATAQVVHFDTVAVRPAQAWIRGVNANLPEGIAVLHAQQAAPEFHARFDAYGRHYRYLLESSPVRSPLLKHRVGWTHLKLDIEPMRRAAALLVGEQDFSSFRAAECQAKSPVKTIYSAEIAYGRGLIRLDLHGNAFLHHMVRNIMGALVYVGSGRLSVDGFAALIRERSRLKAPPTFMPDGLYLTGIDYPESFNIIRPELPQWL
- the porB gene encoding trimeric porin PorB; this translates as MKKSLIALTLAALPVAAMADVTLYGTVKAGVEVSRTKHTYADGENQPIVTTKDRVATEITDFGSRIGFKGHEHLGNNLNAIWQVEQNASVAGTDKGWGTRESFIGLEGGFGKIRAGKLNTVLKDSGDNVNVWESGSENADVLQLGTIGQMEERKVSVRYDSPVFAGFSGSVQYVPRDNADPQDKGKHEQPSLDSYHFGVNYENAGFFGQYAGVYAKNKIVTNDIQNLIDMNDDDYVTGKDYQVHRLTAGYNANNLYVAVTGQHQSYRIHEAYDAASETSFAYDGGKASQTEVAATAAYRLGNVTPRVSYAHGFKGKVEGEKQNYSGYDQVIVGADYDFSKRTSALVSAGWLQTGKGESKAVTTAGMFGLRHKF